A genomic window from Candidatus Methylacidiphilum fumarolicum includes:
- a CDS encoding transposase has translation MRQKAGLNREMLDASFGAFGAMVGYKAEEAGIGYLEAQARTLKPSQRCHRCGGVVKKTLGDRWHECACGASCHRDENSALGLLDWGLAKWEKDHGFAFPGPKVVVYGKEWTGTDPCVEREALAGWNLAAGWKSASRAYSGETARWEARISIPEPSGLDGVVHALTYLSPKWFDAEDICRPPNDRFRLLFSYNQKEVCSGGCSNSIVLGNV, from the coding sequence GTGCGGCAAAAAGCCGGGCTGAATCGAGAGATGTTGGACGCATCGTTCGGAGCTTTCGGGGCGATGGTCGGATACAAAGCGGAAGAGGCTGGTATCGGATACCTGGAAGCACAGGCGAGGACGTTGAAGCCAAGCCAGAGATGCCACCGATGCGGCGGCGTCGTGAAAAAGACCCTCGGCGACCGGTGGCATGAGTGCGCATGCGGAGCGTCCTGCCATCGGGACGAGAACTCGGCGCTCGGGCTTCTCGACTGGGGCTTGGCGAAATGGGAGAAGGATCACGGCTTCGCCTTTCCGGGGCCGAAGGTCGTTGTATACGGAAAGGAATGGACGGGAACCGATCCATGCGTGGAGCGGGAAGCTCTGGCCGGATGGAACCTCGCTGCGGGCTGGAAGTCCGCGAGCCGAGCATACTCCGGTGAAACTGCCCGCTGGGAAGCGCGAATCTCCATCCCAGAGCCGTCAGGCTTGGATGGAGTAGTTCATGCTTTGACATACTTGAGTCCAAAGTGGTTTGATGCCGAAGACATCTGCAGACCGCCGAACGATCGCTTTCGGCTGCTTTTTAGCTACAATCAAAAAGAGGTTTGTAGTGGTGGATGCTCGAACTCTATTGTGTTAGGTAATGTCTGA